Proteins encoded by one window of Dyella humicola:
- a CDS encoding beta-ketoacyl-[acyl-carrier-protein] synthase family protein, translated as MSVPIQPLAVSAFTATSALGHGLESHVAALAASRGGLRPNDFSSAPLACWIGRVDGVEEASLPAAHAVWECRNNRLAWLGLHQDHFLERALDARQRYGAARVALVLATSTASMGATEEAYRRLDAQGHMPPDLRRPLIHSPHSLAGFVAEALGLEGPCLTVSTACSSSAKVFANAERLIRLGLVDAAVVGGVDTLCDSVLFGFNALELVSPEPCRPFDQGRGGISVGEAAGFALLERIDAAPRALRLLGYGESSDAHHMSTPHPEGLGAELALRDALDRAGLRADQVDYINLHGTASRKNDEVEAALIARTFPASTRASSTKGFTGHTLGAAGILEAVFALLAIQHGLVPGSLGCTTPDAACGPQLALENERRQIDVALSNSFGFGGNNACLAFGRAPA; from the coding sequence ATGTCAGTACCGATCCAACCCCTGGCCGTCAGTGCCTTTACGGCCACTTCGGCGCTTGGCCATGGTCTTGAAAGCCACGTCGCCGCCCTTGCCGCCTCGCGCGGCGGACTTCGTCCGAACGATTTCAGCAGTGCGCCGCTGGCCTGCTGGATCGGCCGTGTGGATGGCGTGGAAGAGGCCTCGCTGCCGGCCGCGCATGCCGTGTGGGAATGCCGTAACAACCGCCTTGCCTGGCTGGGCCTGCATCAGGACCATTTCCTGGAGCGTGCGCTGGACGCGCGTCAGCGCTACGGTGCCGCGCGCGTCGCCCTGGTACTGGCGACCTCCACCGCGAGTATGGGTGCCACCGAGGAGGCCTATCGCCGCCTCGATGCGCAAGGCCATATGCCGCCGGACCTGCGGCGCCCGCTGATCCATTCCCCGCACTCGCTGGCGGGCTTCGTCGCCGAGGCGCTCGGCCTGGAAGGGCCCTGCCTGACCGTCTCCACGGCATGCTCGTCCAGCGCCAAGGTGTTCGCGAATGCCGAGCGACTGATCCGGCTGGGCCTGGTGGATGCCGCCGTCGTCGGTGGTGTCGACACCCTCTGCGACAGCGTGCTGTTCGGGTTCAACGCGCTCGAACTGGTGTCGCCGGAACCGTGCCGGCCGTTCGACCAGGGCCGCGGCGGCATCTCGGTCGGTGAGGCGGCCGGGTTCGCCCTGCTCGAACGCATCGACGCCGCACCCCGCGCATTGCGCTTGCTCGGCTACGGCGAGTCCAGCGATGCCCATCACATGTCAACGCCGCATCCGGAGGGGCTGGGCGCCGAACTCGCCCTGCGCGATGCTCTCGATCGTGCCGGCTTGCGCGCGGACCAGGTCGACTACATCAACCTGCACGGCACGGCCAGCCGCAAGAACGACGAAGTGGAAGCCGCACTCATCGCGCGGACCTTTCCGGCGTCCACCCGGGCCAGCTCGACCAAGGGCTTCACGGGCCACACGCTGGGCGCCGCGGGCATTCTCGAAGCCGTGTTCGCGCTCTTGGCGATTCAACACGGCCTGGTTCCGGGCAGCCTGGGCTGCACGACGCCCGATGCCGCATGCGGTCCCCAGTTGGCGCTGGAAAACGAGCGGCGGCAAATCGATGTAGCGCTGAGCAACTCCTTCGGCTTCGGCGGCAACAACGCCTGCCTGGCCTTCGGCAGGGCACCGGCATGA
- the hemF gene encoding oxygen-dependent coproporphyrinogen oxidase produces MSQQADLAETFLRDLQDRICAAIEQVDGQARFEEDAWTRPAGGGGRTRVLRDGAIFEQAGVNFSRVYGHQLPPSATAHRPDLAGGSFVATGVSLVLHPRNPHIPTTHANVRYFEASKEGVEPVWWFGGGFDLTPFYPHDEDVVHWHSVARDLCEPYGADVYPRYKKWCDEYFYLKHRNETRGVGGLFYDDVNEGGFERCFAFTRDVGQGFLDAYLPIVERRKDTPYGEREREFQLYRRGRYVEFNLVYDRGTLFGLQSGGRTESILMSLPPRVRFEYAYEPEAGSPEARLSDYLKPRDWV; encoded by the coding sequence ATGAGCCAACAAGCCGATCTCGCCGAAACCTTCCTGCGCGACCTGCAGGACCGCATCTGCGCGGCCATCGAGCAGGTCGACGGCCAGGCCCGTTTCGAGGAGGACGCCTGGACCCGCCCCGCGGGCGGGGGCGGACGCACGCGCGTGCTGCGCGATGGTGCGATCTTCGAACAGGCCGGCGTTAACTTCTCCCGCGTCTACGGCCATCAGTTGCCGCCAAGCGCCACGGCCCATCGGCCCGACCTGGCCGGCGGCAGCTTTGTGGCCACCGGCGTGTCGCTGGTACTGCATCCGCGCAATCCACACATACCCACCACGCACGCCAACGTGCGCTACTTTGAGGCGAGCAAGGAGGGCGTGGAGCCGGTGTGGTGGTTCGGTGGTGGCTTCGACCTGACCCCGTTCTATCCGCACGACGAGGACGTGGTGCACTGGCATAGCGTGGCGCGCGACCTGTGCGAACCCTATGGCGCGGACGTCTATCCGCGCTACAAGAAGTGGTGCGACGAATACTTCTATCTCAAGCACCGTAACGAGACGCGCGGTGTCGGCGGCCTGTTCTACGACGACGTCAACGAAGGCGGCTTCGAGCGCTGCTTCGCCTTTACGCGCGATGTCGGCCAGGGCTTTCTCGACGCCTACTTGCCGATCGTGGAGCGCCGCAAGGACACGCCGTATGGTGAGCGCGAGCGCGAGTTCCAGCTCTATCGCCGCGGCCGCTACGTGGAATTCAATCTGGTATACGACCGCGGCACGCTGTTTGGCCTGCAATCGGGCGGGCGCACCGAATCGATCCTGATGAGCCTGCCGCCGCGTGTGCGCTTTGAATACGCTTATGAACCCGAGGCCGGTTCGCCGGAAGCGCGGCTCAGTGATTACCTGAAGCCGCGCGACTGGGTTTAA
- a CDS encoding hydroxymyristoyl-ACP dehydratase has translation MSSTVYQRDICVAADHPSLPGHFPGAPLVPGVVLLEQVAQALREWRDLRMARVLEVKFVAPLLPDERATLDLIDAAGRVRFEIRRDGTLLARGLIEGAP, from the coding sequence ATGAGTAGCACCGTCTATCAGCGCGACATCTGCGTCGCGGCAGATCATCCCAGCCTGCCCGGGCACTTCCCTGGTGCGCCGCTGGTGCCGGGCGTGGTGCTGCTGGAGCAGGTGGCGCAGGCGTTGCGGGAGTGGCGCGATCTGCGCATGGCGCGCGTATTGGAAGTCAAGTTCGTGGCACCGCTGCTGCCGGATGAACGTGCCACGCTGGACTTGATCGACGCGGCCGGCCGCGTGCGCTTCGAAATACGTCGCGACGGCACCTTGCTGGCGCGCGGCCTGATCGAGGGGGCGCCGTGA
- a CDS encoding glycosyltransferase family 2 protein, whose product MNTSDARWCVLIPCLNEEAAIQGVVESVLALNVPVIVVDDGSDDRTPQIVGSLPVTLLSHPQRRGKGEALRTGFREAVRQGFDAVITMDGDGQHLASDIPRIAAAAQRFPDHIVIGARLLDREQQPKGRRRANAVADWAISWACAQPVADTQSGQRWYPRAALDLVDLPAENFVFEAAILITASRMKNLGVVSVPIASRYHREFRVSHFSPVRDIARITGYTIGQLIHNGNVLASYRRSRASQPLVYDTAAT is encoded by the coding sequence TTGAATACATCCGACGCCCGCTGGTGCGTGTTGATCCCCTGCCTCAACGAGGAAGCGGCGATTCAAGGCGTGGTCGAATCGGTGCTGGCACTCAACGTACCGGTCATCGTCGTGGACGATGGCTCGGACGATCGCACCCCACAGATCGTGGGCTCGCTGCCCGTCACCTTGCTGAGTCATCCGCAGCGCAGGGGCAAGGGCGAAGCGCTGCGTACCGGTTTCCGTGAAGCCGTGCGCCAAGGTTTCGATGCCGTCATCACCATGGATGGCGACGGACAGCATCTGGCCAGCGACATCCCGCGCATCGCCGCCGCTGCGCAACGCTTTCCTGACCATATCGTGATCGGCGCGCGCCTGCTCGATCGCGAACAGCAACCGAAGGGTCGCCGTCGCGCCAACGCGGTCGCAGATTGGGCTATCTCCTGGGCCTGTGCGCAGCCCGTGGCCGATACACAGAGCGGACAACGCTGGTACCCACGTGCAGCCCTCGATCTGGTCGACCTGCCCGCCGAGAACTTCGTGTTCGAGGCAGCCATTCTCATCACGGCGTCGCGCATGAAGAACCTGGGTGTCGTCTCCGTGCCGATCGCGTCGCGCTACCACCGCGAGTTTCGCGTCAGCCACTTCAGCCCGGTACGCGACATCGCGCGCATCACCGGCTACACCATCGGCCAGCTAATTCACAACGGCAACGTCCTCGCCAGCTATCGGCGCTCACGCGCGTCGCAGCCGCTCGTCTACGACACGGCTGCAACGTGA
- a CDS encoding acyltransferase encodes MSEHWQSRPEGGGRFALWLIRTIALRGGRPLGRLCLYPITLYFFLRRGPERLASRRFLERVQGRPVSAWHVMKHIHSFAATLLDRIFLLAHGEKGFDISVEGLDELEVCLAQGRGLLLLGTHQGSFEALRALRSRRPEASLRVVLDKQKTPAMTELLEALAPEVGDQVIDASLGGASITLAVAEACEQGAMVALLADRGREHEVLRRTPFLGEPAPFPVGPWLLAHSLKVPVMLCFGLYEGGNRYRLIFEPFAERVEIPRHDRAHALDAVIARYALRVEHYAQVAPYNWFNFYDFWQQDAGVPVWNDAVAVRKRVGA; translated from the coding sequence GTGAGCGAACACTGGCAGAGCCGCCCTGAAGGTGGTGGACGTTTCGCGTTGTGGCTGATCCGCACGATCGCGTTGCGTGGTGGCCGCCCACTTGGCCGTCTATGCCTCTATCCGATCACACTCTATTTTTTCCTGCGGCGTGGGCCTGAACGGCTTGCCTCGCGGCGCTTTCTGGAGCGAGTCCAGGGCCGGCCGGTTTCCGCCTGGCATGTGATGAAGCACATCCACAGCTTTGCCGCGACCCTTCTCGATCGGATCTTCCTGCTGGCGCACGGCGAGAAGGGTTTCGATATTTCGGTGGAAGGGCTGGACGAACTCGAGGTCTGCCTTGCGCAGGGGCGTGGCTTGCTGTTGCTGGGAACCCATCAGGGCAGCTTCGAAGCCTTGCGCGCGTTGCGATCGCGGCGGCCGGAGGCTTCGCTGCGCGTCGTACTCGACAAGCAGAAAACACCTGCCATGACCGAGTTGCTGGAAGCGCTCGCTCCCGAAGTCGGCGACCAGGTGATCGATGCATCGCTGGGCGGCGCATCCATAACGCTCGCGGTGGCCGAAGCCTGTGAGCAGGGTGCCATGGTGGCCTTGCTGGCCGACCGTGGGCGCGAGCACGAAGTGTTGCGACGTACCCCCTTCCTCGGTGAACCCGCGCCCTTCCCCGTGGGTCCCTGGTTGTTGGCGCACTCGCTGAAAGTGCCGGTGATGCTGTGCTTCGGCCTTTACGAAGGCGGTAACCGCTACCGCCTCATCTTCGAACCGTTCGCCGAACGCGTGGAGATTCCGCGCCACGACCGCGCGCATGCGCTGGACGCGGTTATCGCCCGTTACGCCCTTCGCGTGGAACATTACGCGCAGGTTGCCCCCTACAACTGGTTCAATTTCTATGACTTCTGGCAGCAAGATGCTGGTGTTCCTGTCTGGAACGATGCTGTCGCTGTGCGTAAACGCGTCGGCGCCTGA
- a CDS encoding beta-ketoacyl synthase chain length factor — MNTLPVFVEGIGLWSTALGDFAALQALEKGDAVTPPSAKPPATFLPANERRRAPESVLLAIEVAGQAVAMSERSASELPCVFSSAYGDQLISDYMCATLARAPAELSPTRFHNSVHNAPAGYWTMATGCHATSSAICAGPASFGASLLEAATLSQAEQRPVLLVCSDIAGSGPVGEVSGSRTSFGCALVLAPEQGLRSLGKLVLTLEPHAGLALHPGPPTGAWHEANPTAASAWPLLQNLAHGEGHCTLAAAATLALRVSLEKVA, encoded by the coding sequence ATGAACACCCTGCCGGTTTTCGTCGAAGGTATCGGCCTGTGGTCGACGGCCCTGGGAGATTTCGCCGCGCTGCAGGCACTGGAAAAGGGTGACGCGGTGACACCGCCCTCGGCCAAACCGCCGGCCACGTTCCTACCCGCCAACGAACGGCGCCGCGCGCCGGAAAGTGTCTTGCTGGCCATCGAAGTGGCCGGGCAAGCCGTCGCCATGAGTGAACGTTCGGCCAGCGAACTGCCGTGCGTGTTCAGCTCCGCCTATGGCGACCAGCTGATTTCCGACTACATGTGCGCCACGCTCGCCCGGGCACCCGCCGAACTCTCGCCCACGCGCTTCCACAATTCGGTGCACAACGCGCCTGCGGGCTACTGGACCATGGCGACCGGCTGCCACGCCACATCCAGCGCCATCTGCGCTGGCCCCGCCAGTTTTGGCGCGAGCTTGCTGGAGGCGGCCACCTTGAGTCAGGCCGAACAGCGTCCGGTGCTGTTGGTCTGTAGCGACATCGCAGGTAGCGGCCCGGTGGGAGAGGTGAGCGGCTCACGCACCAGCTTTGGTTGCGCGCTGGTACTGGCACCGGAGCAGGGCCTGCGCAGCCTCGGCAAGCTCGTCCTGACGCTCGAACCGCATGCCGGCCTGGCTCTGCACCCGGGACCGCCCACCGGTGCCTGGCACGAAGCCAATCCCACCGCTGCATCGGCGTGGCCGCTGTTACAAAATCTTGCACATGGCGAGGGACACTGTACGCTCGCCGCGGCTGCGACCCTGGCCTTGCGAGTCTCACTGGAGAAGGTTGCTTGA
- a CDS encoding phosphopantetheine-binding protein, with translation MAEQSTPQHQLATLIVECLNLEAVTPDQIDPDAPLFGGDLGLDSIDALEIALAVSKRYGFQLRSDNPENRQIFTSLRTLSEHIEQHRAA, from the coding sequence ATGGCCGAGCAGAGCACCCCACAACACCAGCTGGCTACCTTGATCGTGGAATGCCTCAATCTGGAGGCAGTGACGCCTGATCAGATCGATCCTGATGCACCTCTGTTCGGCGGTGACCTCGGTCTGGATTCCATCGACGCGCTGGAGATCGCGCTGGCCGTGTCCAAGCGCTACGGCTTTCAGCTGCGCTCGGACAATCCGGAAAACCGCCAGATCTTTACCAGCCTGCGTACGCTGTCCGAACACATCGAACAGCACCGCGCGGCCTAA
- a CDS encoding SanA/YdcF family protein produces MQGLATGRDCVCIASCAHSGTEFAVAAALPVSPIIAPFKRGPWRYLSDRDVLHAAAVTLVALVLSLGLVWVGYLIHVWRVAVRSPLTLPRRMTVLVFGRRLVHDQPEPEYQQRLSRALTLMRADQTDHVLLLGGRSGGSVSEAAAGRAWLLKHELPAGVTLQLEQASVDSLENLRHARSLLQEDGPLMRMLPPVALVTSRYHLARCQLLARRLGFDCVPVAAEPALVLSRRYLLRMLAESGYLMWIDLGARWANLIGHRRIVERLS; encoded by the coding sequence GTGCAGGGGCTGGCCACGGGCCGCGATTGCGTCTGCATCGCCAGCTGCGCACACTCGGGCACCGAGTTTGCCGTCGCCGCTGCCCTACCCGTGTCGCCCATCATCGCCCCCTTCAAACGTGGTCCCTGGCGCTATCTAAGCGATCGGGACGTGCTGCATGCCGCGGCAGTGACGCTAGTCGCACTGGTGCTGAGCCTGGGCTTGGTCTGGGTCGGCTATCTCATTCATGTGTGGCGCGTGGCGGTGCGTAGTCCGTTGACCCTGCCACGACGGATGACCGTACTGGTGTTCGGCCGTCGACTGGTGCACGACCAGCCCGAGCCGGAGTACCAACAGCGCCTGTCGCGCGCGCTGACCCTGATGCGGGCCGACCAGACCGACCACGTGTTGCTGCTGGGCGGTCGCAGTGGTGGCAGTGTCAGCGAAGCCGCCGCCGGACGTGCCTGGCTGCTTAAGCATGAGCTTCCGGCCGGGGTGACGCTGCAACTGGAACAGGCGTCGGTGGATTCGCTAGAAAATCTGCGCCACGCGCGCAGTCTGCTGCAGGAGGACGGCCCATTGATGCGGATGCTACCGCCCGTGGCTCTGGTCACCAGTCGCTATCACCTGGCGCGCTGTCAGCTGCTGGCGCGACGACTCGGCTTCGACTGCGTGCCGGTCGCCGCCGAACCGGCGCTCGTGCTCAGCCGGCGCTATCTGCTGCGGATGCTCGCCGAATCGGGTTATCTGATGTGGATCGACCTGGGTGCGCGCTGGGCGAATTTGATCGGCCACCGCCGCATCGTCGAGCGACTCAGCTAA
- a CDS encoding phosphotransferase, with protein MLAKTDWAQLIPHQGTMCLLDAVQAWDATTIHATTIGHANADHPLRGKHGLHAVNLVEFGAQAMAVHSALLSRERGVMESRQGRLVSVRDVALSVEFVDKLDGHLDVHAQCLYADDTGAQYAFRVEHRGQVLASGRAAVIHPAA; from the coding sequence ATGCTCGCAAAGACTGACTGGGCGCAACTCATCCCTCATCAAGGCACGATGTGCCTGTTGGATGCCGTGCAGGCATGGGATGCCACCACCATCCACGCCACGACCATCGGCCATGCCAACGCCGACCATCCTTTGCGCGGCAAACACGGCCTGCACGCAGTCAACCTCGTCGAGTTCGGCGCGCAGGCCATGGCGGTGCACAGCGCATTGCTTTCGCGTGAGCGTGGCGTAATGGAGTCGCGCCAGGGCCGTCTGGTCAGCGTGCGGGACGTGGCGCTTTCAGTCGAGTTCGTCGACAAGCTCGATGGGCATTTGGACGTCCATGCGCAGTGCCTGTATGCCGACGACACGGGTGCGCAGTATGCATTCCGCGTGGAACATCGTGGTCAGGTGCTTGCGAGTGGGCGCGCCGCCGTTATCCATCCCGCCGCATGA
- a CDS encoding MMPL family transporter — MHRGRRLVLLVLWLATLAALGWMVSQRLRISTDLRSFMPAPTTPDQRLLMEQVGEGPGSRLLLLAIAGKFEDQLAALSQALAAALRKDDHYSQVINGSFDTASLDDRLLPYRYLLSPTLDTQRLDAAFLRDELQQRLEDLSSPAASLLKGLLPRDPTLEVLKLAERWTPPTSPDVRNGVWFSAQNEALLLVQTQAPGFDPDAQTIAIDGIRRAFDALPGHQGAALTLSGPGYFSVVVNAQTRGQAEWIGRISTVGFVLLLLLAYRSVSSLLLSALPIASAALAGIAALVWLFPQVHGITLAFGFTLLGVAQEYPIRVLSHRRAGEDAVQSVRELWPLLMTAIASACIAYAAFYASGVNGLRQLAVFTVTGLLVAGCSTRYLLPYLLPERVRDVADMPWLIAARRIVDGLPRPRWIPLVVALATVLMLVFAQGPFWQNDLAALTPLPRDLLQRDARLREALGAPDVRYLLILASSSEQGVLELSEYIEPAIVALVARHAVDAVELPSRYLPSEAVQRGRQQKLPARAPLQQALNVALQGLPFQPGLFAPFVDDVQKAREWPPLTPTRFAASPLGQRLSAMLVQRDDQWLGLATLSGLHDVAALQAWAQESGGAVRVLDLKDAAESLVVDYRARILHALLAATVLLALVITFALRSVRRAWHVLAPMTLATFLVLGVERVAGVEISLFHLVALILAAGLGLHYALFFERDTGDAAEQRRTLHATLVCVLSALLVFGMLAWSSIPVLRAIGLTVSLGVAFHFCLSIVMAPHARKD; from the coding sequence ATGCATCGCGGCAGGCGACTGGTCCTGCTGGTGCTGTGGCTGGCGACGCTGGCCGCACTGGGCTGGATGGTGTCCCAGCGTCTGCGCATCAGCACCGATTTGCGCAGCTTCATGCCGGCGCCGACCACACCCGATCAACGCCTGTTGATGGAACAGGTCGGCGAAGGCCCCGGTTCACGGCTGTTGCTGCTCGCTATCGCGGGCAAGTTCGAGGATCAGCTCGCGGCATTGAGCCAGGCGTTGGCGGCGGCGCTGCGCAAGGATGACCACTACAGTCAGGTGATCAACGGCAGTTTCGACACCGCCTCGCTCGACGACAGGCTGTTGCCCTATCGCTATCTGTTGTCGCCGACGCTGGACACCCAGCGCCTGGATGCCGCGTTCCTGCGCGATGAACTGCAGCAACGGCTGGAAGATCTGTCCTCGCCGGCCGCCAGCTTGCTGAAGGGTTTGCTGCCGCGGGATCCCACGCTTGAAGTCCTGAAGCTGGCCGAGCGCTGGACGCCACCGACGTCGCCGGACGTGCGCAACGGCGTGTGGTTCTCGGCGCAGAATGAGGCTTTGCTGCTGGTGCAGACGCAGGCGCCAGGCTTCGACCCGGATGCGCAGACGATCGCCATCGACGGCATTCGCCGCGCTTTCGATGCTCTGCCCGGCCATCAGGGCGCCGCGCTCACGCTGAGCGGTCCTGGCTATTTCAGCGTGGTGGTGAACGCGCAAACGCGCGGCCAGGCCGAATGGATCGGTCGCATCTCCACCGTGGGTTTCGTCCTGTTGCTGCTGTTGGCTTACCGCAGTGTCAGCTCGCTACTGCTGTCGGCCCTGCCGATCGCCAGCGCTGCGCTGGCGGGCATCGCTGCGCTGGTGTGGTTGTTTCCTCAAGTGCACGGCATCACGCTGGCGTTTGGCTTCACCCTGTTGGGCGTGGCGCAGGAGTATCCGATACGCGTTCTCAGTCATCGCCGCGCCGGCGAGGACGCTGTGCAAAGCGTGCGCGAATTGTGGCCGCTGTTGATGACGGCCATCGCATCGGCCTGCATCGCTTATGCCGCGTTCTACGCCTCGGGCGTGAATGGATTGCGTCAGCTGGCGGTGTTCACCGTCACCGGGCTGCTAGTGGCGGGATGCAGCACGCGCTATCTGCTGCCTTATTTGTTGCCCGAGCGGGTGCGTGACGTGGCCGATATGCCGTGGTTGATCGCCGCGCGCCGAATCGTCGATGGGCTGCCGCGGCCGCGCTGGATTCCGCTGGTGGTCGCGCTGGCTACCGTACTGATGCTGGTCTTTGCGCAAGGCCCGTTCTGGCAAAACGATCTGGCTGCGCTCACACCGTTGCCGCGGGATCTGCTGCAGCGCGACGCGCGCCTGCGCGAGGCCCTGGGCGCGCCGGATGTGCGCTACTTGTTGATCCTGGCGTCATCGAGCGAGCAAGGCGTGCTGGAGCTATCCGAGTACATCGAGCCGGCGATCGTGGCTCTGGTGGCGCGACATGCGGTGGATGCGGTCGAGTTGCCATCGCGCTATCTCCCCAGCGAGGCCGTGCAGCGTGGGCGCCAACAGAAGCTACCGGCTCGTGCGCCGTTGCAGCAGGCGCTGAACGTGGCCTTGCAAGGCCTGCCGTTCCAGCCCGGGCTATTCGCCCCCTTCGTGGATGACGTGCAGAAGGCGCGCGAATGGCCGCCGCTCACGCCGACACGCTTTGCGGCGTCACCCTTGGGGCAACGCCTGTCGGCCATGCTGGTGCAGCGTGATGACCAGTGGCTGGGTCTGGCTACGCTCAGCGGACTGCACGACGTGGCAGCATTGCAGGCATGGGCGCAGGAAAGCGGTGGGGCCGTGCGTGTGCTCGATCTGAAGGATGCTGCAGAGTCATTGGTCGTCGATTATCGCGCACGCATTCTGCACGCCTTGCTTGCCGCAACAGTATTGCTTGCGTTGGTCATCACCTTCGCTTTGCGCAGCGTCCGCCGCGCCTGGCACGTGCTGGCGCCGATGACCCTGGCCACGTTCCTGGTGCTGGGGGTCGAGCGGGTGGCCGGCGTCGAGATCTCGCTGTTCCATCTGGTTGCCCTGATCCTCGCGGCCGGTCTCGGCCTGCACTATGCACTGTTCTTCGAGCGCGACACGGGAGATGCGGCCGAGCAGCGGCGTACCCTGCACGCCACCCTTGTCTGCGTGTTGTCGGCCCTGCTGGTGTTTGGCATGCTCGCATGGAGCTCCATTCCCGTGCTGCGCGCCATTGGACTGACAGTGAGCCTGGGTGTGGCCTTCCATTTCTGCCTTTCGATCGTCATGGCTCCGCATGCTCGCAAAGACTGA
- the gpmA gene encoding 2,3-diphosphoglycerate-dependent phosphoglycerate mutase produces the protein MHKLVLIRHGQSQWNLDNRFSGWADVDLTEQGMAEAAEAGRLLKAEGYTFDVAHTSVLKRAVRTLWGVQDAMDLMWIPVHFEWRLNERHYGALTGLNKAETAAKFGEDQVKVWRRSYDIPPPPLDRAANESVTDPRYAKLDPKDIPDTECLKDTVARVLPYWHEVLAPAIRAGQRVVVAAHGNSLRALVKYLDNISDDDIVELNIPNGVPLVYEFDADLKPLRHYYLGDAEAIAAKMAAVANQGKAK, from the coding sequence ATGCACAAGCTCGTACTCATCCGACACGGCCAGTCCCAGTGGAACCTCGACAATCGCTTCAGCGGCTGGGCCGACGTGGATCTCACCGAACAGGGCATGGCCGAAGCCGCCGAGGCGGGTCGTTTGCTCAAGGCCGAAGGCTACACCTTCGATGTGGCCCACACCTCGGTACTCAAGCGTGCCGTGCGTACGCTGTGGGGCGTGCAGGACGCCATGGACCTGATGTGGATACCGGTGCATTTCGAATGGCGTCTCAACGAGCGCCATTACGGCGCGCTCACCGGCCTGAACAAGGCCGAGACCGCGGCGAAGTTCGGCGAGGACCAGGTCAAGGTCTGGCGCCGCAGCTACGACATCCCGCCGCCGCCGCTCGATCGCGCCGCCAACGAGTCGGTCACCGATCCGCGCTATGCCAAGCTGGACCCGAAGGACATCCCGGATACCGAGTGCCTCAAGGACACCGTCGCCCGCGTGCTGCCGTACTGGCATGAGGTGCTGGCGCCCGCGATCCGCGCTGGCCAGCGTGTCGTGGTGGCCGCACACGGCAATTCGCTGCGCGCGCTGGTGAAGTATCTGGACAACATCTCCGACGACGACATCGTCGAGCTGAACATCCCCAATGGCGTGCCGCTGGTGTACGAATTCGACGCCGACCTCAAGCCGCTGCGCCACTACTACCTCGGCGATGCCGAAGCGATTGCGGCCAAGATGGCCGCCGTGGCCAACCAGGGCAAGGCCAAGTAA
- a CDS encoding LolA-related protein, with protein sequence MTSGSKMLVFLSGTMLSLCVNASAPEDAATARALVNSLGRPAPARTAFAEARFLKLLDQPLVVSGELAWLGGDRLERHVEHPNREVSSIADGEVTQQREGRPPRRFSLKRAPQLQIMLDSFVALLGGDSARLEQAFAIQHTVDDSKRWTLTLTPRDPTLVRTVSRIEIDGQGNEPRCIRMQEADGDLAIDLLGDLAASMPAAPTRDALVALCQGG encoded by the coding sequence ATGACTTCTGGCAGCAAGATGCTGGTGTTCCTGTCTGGAACGATGCTGTCGCTGTGCGTAAACGCGTCGGCGCCTGAAGACGCCGCCACGGCACGCGCGCTGGTGAACTCGCTAGGTCGTCCTGCGCCTGCGCGCACGGCCTTCGCCGAGGCACGTTTCCTCAAGTTGCTGGATCAACCACTGGTCGTGTCCGGCGAGTTGGCCTGGTTGGGCGGCGATCGCCTTGAGCGCCACGTGGAACACCCCAATCGCGAAGTCTCGAGCATCGCCGATGGCGAAGTAACCCAGCAGCGCGAGGGTCGTCCGCCGCGTCGCTTCTCGCTCAAGCGCGCGCCGCAGCTGCAGATCATGCTCGACAGCTTTGTCGCCTTGCTCGGCGGCGATTCCGCACGCCTGGAGCAGGCCTTTGCCATCCAGCATACCGTCGACGATTCGAAGCGCTGGACCCTGACGCTCACGCCGCGCGACCCGACCCTGGTGCGCACGGTCAGTCGCATCGAGATTGACGGACAGGGCAACGAGCCGCGCTGCATACGCATGCAGGAGGCGGACGGCGATCTCGCCATTGATCTGCTGGGTGACCTCGCCGCCAGCATGCCGGCGGCGCCCACGCGCGACGCCCTGGTGGCGCTCTGCCAGGGCGGATGA